In the genome of Pseudomonadota bacterium, the window ATGAGCAAAAGATATGGTATTCCAGCAACCCTGCCGTACTTTATCCCTTTTCCTTTTTCTCCTTTCGGTACCTTTGGTGCGATCATCAAGATGAAAGGAATTATCATCAACAAAAAGGCTCTATTCGACATAGGGGTAGCGGGTCCATTGTCCGGTTTTCTTGTTTCTCTTCCCTTTATAATTTTAGGTATAAAACTTTCGAAGGTTCAGCTTATAACCGGGGACATGTCTTACCTCCAGCTTGGAGACCCTTTGATTTTTAAAATCCTTCAGAAATCAATAGTAGGGAACATCCCACAGGGCTATGACCTTGTTTTACACCCCTTTGGATATGCAGGGTGGGTGGGTTTATTTGTAACGGCCCTGAATCTTCTACCTGTCGGACAATTGGATGGCGGGCATGTAATTTATGCGGTATTCGGGGAGAAAAGTAAATGGGTCTTTGTTGGTTCAATCGTACTATTGGCAATACTTGCCATATTTTACAACCCGGGCTGGTTAACCCTCGTGATAATACTTCTTATCTTTGGTATGCGTCATCCAGCGCCTTTTGATATGGAAACAGAACTTGATGGTAAAAGGAAGTTTATTGCCTTTATCATCCTTATAATATTCGTGCTCTCCTTTACTCCTTCCCCATTCCCTTCATTGAATATCGGAAAAAGTGGAGGCATACCGATATGACTTATAATAACCTTTTAACATTTTCTCTGCTTATCGTAACTATGTTACTGTGGGGGTCAACCCCACTGCTTGAAAAGATAGGGCTTAAGGATGTAGACCCCCTGGCAGGGATTCTGATCAGAAGCTTTGCTGTAACAATTGTATTGTTCCTTATATATGTTTTTACAGGGAAGCTCCATGAACTGACAAAAATATCCTTTAAGAATTTTTCTTTATTTTCAGCAAGCGGTATAATGGCAGGCCTATTGGGTATGTGGACGTACTATTATCTGCTGAGGACGGGTATGACTACAAAGATTGTACCTATTGCCGCTGCATATCCCCTTATTACTGTAGTATTGAGTATATTGATCCTGAGAGAGGAAGTAACCCTGCAAAGAATCGTGGGGATTGTTTTAACCGTCCTGGGCATAATTTTAATAAAGCAGAGTTGATATGCTGGCCATAGCACTAAACCCCATGCCCTCTGCGCTTTGCGCTATGCCCCTTACCCTTAAAAGACGGGTCTTACACTCTTTGCTGGTTCCAGGTTAAGGCTTGTAATAACCTCTGTGTTTTGTACTACATCGACAAAGTTTTTATTCCCGTCGAGGATATCCCATACGTCTTCTTTAGGAAAATAAATATGGATGTATTCTATAAAACCACCATACTGATTACATTGCGAAAAATCACGGACGGGCCAGTATATACCAAGAGCCAGACCTTCTATGTCATCCCCGTCAAGGTCTTCCTTTTTTATGTAATGCAGGTACTTAGGAAAATACGTAGTTAAAACATGAGAAAATCTCTGTTCGGGTGTGGTAGCGTTTTCATTAAAATATATCTCAGAGGGTCTGATATTCAACATGATATAGTGAAGTTGCTCGTTATTCTGATCGCTTAATATGGTCAGGCCTATCCCTTCTTTGTATATATCAATATTAGATGCATTGAGCCTGAGGTAGATATTTCTCAACAATATCTCATTTTTACTATAGAGTTCCCTTAATTTTGGTTCGTTGTATGAACTCTTAAAACTCTCTGCCTCGTTTTTTGCCACATGAATAGGCCCGTTGGTGGCACAGGAACAAAGAAAAATTAACACAAAGACAAAGATACATTTTTTCATTTCAAATCTCCCTTTTTAAGTATTCCCACTATTTCTGTCAATTCTTCCCTGATTTCATCCAGGAGGCGCTTATGGCCTGTCAGATACCTTTTTGCCCCATCAATAGTAAACCTTTTTTCATAAAGAAGGTTTTTTATCGTAAGGATTACGTCAAGGTCTTTCCTTTTATATAACCTCTGTCCCCCTGGGCTTTTAACAGGCTTGATATCCTTGAATTCCTGTTCCCAGTACCTGAGTACATGGGG includes:
- a CDS encoding site-2 protease family protein, whose protein sequence is MIQVILFLLTVASTYLVGGVSYSVSIIAILLAHEMGHYFMSKRYGIPATLPYFIPFPFSPFGTFGAIIKMKGIIINKKALFDIGVAGPLSGFLVSLPFIILGIKLSKVQLITGDMSYLQLGDPLIFKILQKSIVGNIPQGYDLVLHPFGYAGWVGLFVTALNLLPVGQLDGGHVIYAVFGEKSKWVFVGSIVLLAILAIFYNPGWLTLVIILLIFGMRHPAPFDMETELDGKRKFIAFIILIIFVLSFTPSPFPSLNIGKSGGIPI
- a CDS encoding EamA family transporter, which gives rise to MTYNNLLTFSLLIVTMLLWGSTPLLEKIGLKDVDPLAGILIRSFAVTIVLFLIYVFTGKLHELTKISFKNFSLFSASGIMAGLLGMWTYYYLLRTGMTTKIVPIAAAYPLITVVLSILILREEVTLQRIVGIVLTVLGIILIKQS
- a CDS encoding MerR family transcriptional regulator, which encodes MTQDIPDKVFYRIKDVCGLTGLKPHVLRYWEQEFKDIKPVKSPGGQRLYKRKDLDVILTIKNLLYEKRFTIDGAKRYLTGHKRLLDEIREELTEIVGILKKGDLK